From Candidatus Acidiferrales bacterium, the proteins below share one genomic window:
- the secE gene encoding preprotein translocase subunit SecE, translating into MADTKVKDMSNAAGALSGWVEKPKAGLGRVREFFHDVRMELRHVTWPSWNDVRATTLVVIVTVFFFGLYFWLVDNGVQRAVQFIFEKFKP; encoded by the coding sequence ATGGCCGACACGAAGGTGAAAGATATGTCGAATGCAGCGGGGGCGTTGTCCGGCTGGGTGGAAAAGCCCAAGGCCGGGCTGGGGCGAGTGCGCGAATTCTTCCACGATGTGCGGATGGAGTTGCGCCACGTGACCTGGCCGAGTTGGAACGACGTGCGTGCCACCACCCTCGTCGTCATCGTGACGGTCTTCTTCTTCGGACTCTACTTCTGGCTGGTGGACAACGGGGTGCAGCGCGCAGTCCAGTTTATTTTTGAGAAATTCAAGCCGTAA
- the nusG gene encoding transcription termination/antitermination protein NusG, with the protein MPKQWYIVHTYSGFERKVADSLKGRIQAFALEDKIGDVMIPIEKVVEIRGGKKVEASKMFYPGYVLVEMEMDDYTWHVVRNTPRVTGFVGTGQTPTPLSEEEVNQILHRVTTAADKPKPRLSFERNEQVKITDGPFTNFNGAVEEVNPERNTLKVMVTIFGRATPVELDFLQVEKIL; encoded by the coding sequence ATGCCGAAACAGTGGTACATCGTTCATACCTACTCGGGATTTGAGAGGAAAGTGGCCGATTCGCTCAAAGGCCGGATCCAGGCCTTTGCGCTCGAAGACAAGATCGGCGATGTCATGATCCCCATCGAGAAGGTTGTCGAGATCCGGGGCGGGAAAAAGGTTGAGGCCAGCAAGATGTTCTATCCCGGCTACGTGCTGGTCGAGATGGAAATGGACGATTACACCTGGCATGTGGTGCGCAACACCCCGCGCGTGACCGGGTTCGTCGGGACGGGCCAGACGCCCACGCCGCTCAGCGAAGAGGAAGTGAACCAGATCTTGCATCGGGTGACGACGGCTGCCGACAAGCCGAAGCCGCGGCTGTCCTTTGAGCGCAACGAGCAGGTCAAGATCACTGACGGACCCTTCACCAATTTCAATGGAGCGGTGGAAGAGGTCAATCCCGAACGCAACACGCTCAAGGTGATGGTTACGATTTTCGGCCGGGCAACCCCGGTGGAACTCGATTTCTTGCAAGTGGAGAAGATTCTTTAG